From Euzebyales bacterium, the proteins below share one genomic window:
- a CDS encoding transcriptional repressor, giving the protein RATRPRVTILRWLDANPGHHPADHVVERTALSRATVYHVLGQLSEADLVLTAEPTAGPMLYETAADPHHHFVCRSCGRIIDVACLVGQTPCLHVDVPGAVVEHADVTLRGVCPDCV; this is encoded by the coding sequence GCGCGCCACGCGCCCCCGCGTCACGATCCTCCGCTGGCTCGACGCCAACCCGGGGCACCACCCTGCCGACCACGTGGTCGAGCGCACGGCCCTGTCACGGGCGACGGTCTACCACGTGCTCGGCCAGCTCAGTGAAGCCGACCTGGTCCTGACCGCCGAGCCGACCGCGGGACCCATGCTGTACGAGACGGCGGCGGATCCCCACCACCACTTCGTGTGCCGCTCGTGTGGACGGATCATCGACGTCGCCTGCCTCGTCGGCCAGACGCCGTGCCTGCACGTCGACGTACCCGGCGCCGTCGTCGAGCACGCCGACGTCACGCTCCGGGGCGTCTGCCCAGACTGCGTCTGA
- a CDS encoding ABC transporter ATP-binding protein produces the protein MPDRVLQLEDATKRYGDVTALNGVSLAARRGELLAVVGPSGCGKTTLLHVIAGLTDVDAGRVTIGGRVVAGAGAWVPPEDRRVGIVFQEHALFPHLTVADNVSFGLPRGAGRRARCAEALDLVHLAHMGDRYPHELSGGEQQRVALARALGPRPTVVLLDEPFSNLDANLRVRLRRETAAVLRASGTTAVFVTHDRQEALSIGDRVAVLNDGRLEQVDRPEVVFHVPRTRFVATFIGEADLLAGEVRGCVADTVVGALPVTGVDADGRVDVMVRPHEVVVEIAGDANATVGHGEFRGAHVLHVLVLDGGGELRCEVPHTRALEEGARVRVSVDASHLLAAFPAAYRPAAVAPIGTAPDG, from the coding sequence ATGCCGGACCGGGTGCTGCAGCTGGAGGACGCGACGAAGCGGTACGGCGACGTCACCGCGCTCAACGGCGTGTCGCTCGCCGCCCGACGCGGTGAGCTCCTGGCCGTTGTCGGGCCCAGCGGGTGCGGCAAGACCACGCTGCTGCACGTGATCGCGGGGCTGACCGACGTCGACGCCGGGCGCGTGACGATCGGCGGGCGCGTCGTGGCCGGTGCCGGCGCGTGGGTCCCGCCGGAGGACCGGCGGGTGGGGATCGTCTTCCAGGAGCATGCGTTGTTCCCGCACCTGACCGTGGCGGACAACGTCAGCTTCGGGCTCCCGCGGGGTGCCGGGCGGCGTGCCCGCTGCGCCGAGGCGCTTGACCTCGTCCACCTGGCCCATATGGGGGACCGCTACCCGCACGAGCTGTCGGGTGGGGAGCAGCAGCGCGTCGCCCTGGCGCGGGCGCTCGGGCCGCGTCCGACCGTCGTGCTGCTCGACGAGCCCTTCTCGAACCTGGACGCGAACCTGCGCGTCCGCCTGCGCCGGGAGACTGCCGCGGTGCTGCGTGCCTCGGGGACCACGGCGGTCTTCGTGACCCACGACCGGCAGGAGGCGCTGTCGATCGGTGACCGCGTCGCCGTCCTCAACGACGGCCGCCTCGAACAGGTCGACCGCCCGGAGGTGGTGTTCCACGTGCCACGAACGCGCTTCGTCGCGACGTTCATCGGCGAGGCCGACCTGCTCGCCGGCGAGGTCCGTGGCTGCGTCGCCGACACCGTCGTTGGAGCGCTCCCGGTCACGGGCGTCGACGCGGACGGTCGCGTCGACGTGATGGTGCGCCCCCATGAGGTGGTCGTCGAGATCGCCGGCGACGCCAACGCGACGGTGGGCCACGGCGAGTTCCGTGGCGCCCACGTGCTGCACGTGCTCGTGCTGGACGGGGGCGGGGAGCTGCGCTGTGAGGTGCCCCACACCCGCGCGCTCGAGGAGGGTGCGCGGGTGCGGGTCAGCGTCGACGCCAGTCATCTGTTGGCTGCGTTCCCCGCCGCCTATCGGCCCGCCGCCGTCGCGCCGATCGGCACCGCACCGGATGGCTGA